In one Polynucleobacter sp. JS-JIR-5-A7 genomic region, the following are encoded:
- the secA gene encoding preprotein translocase subunit SecA, with protein MVIGLLKTLVGSRNDRLLKQYRKVVAKVGAFEPSLQSLDDVALAAKTAEFKSRLAAGESLDDIAPEAFAVVREASVRVMKMRHFDAQLMGGLALHQGKIAEMGTGEGKTLTATLPVYLNALTGKGVHVVTVNDYLAQRDAEWMAKLYNFLGMKVGVNLSQMDHNTKQEAYAADITYGTNNEFGFDYLRDNMVQDLDQRVQRGLAYAIVDEVDSILIDEARTPLIISGQADDHTDLYIKMNALPSHLERQIGEEKADGTGVEKPGDYWVDEKSQQVYLTEQGHDKAEQVLVQIGALNDGDSLYAPQNITLMHHVYAALRAHTLYNRDQHYVVQNKEVIIVDEFTGRLMQGRRWSDGLHQAVEAKEGVPIQNENQTLATITFQNYFRMYGKLAGMTGTADTEAYEFKEIYNLETVVIPPNRISQRKDKQDQIYKSSRERYDAVIKDIEDCYERGQPVLVGTTSIENSELISGLLDKRKLPHQVLNAKQHAREAEIIAQAGRPKMITIATNMAGRGTDIVLGGNVGKQSALIEADEALSDPEKASKIKQLQDEWQSIHDQVLAAGGLHIIGTERHESRRIDNQLRGRSGRQGDPGSSRFFLSLDDPLLRIFAGDRLRSVMERLKMPDGEPIEAGMVTRSIESAQRKVEGRNFDIRKQLLEYDDVANDQRKETYRLRNEVLESQDIGELIANLREDVLRSVCSFYVPLESMEEQWDLLGLENALANEWGLAVDLQKWVEGAESVDDAEIVERVLAAAKESYDAKVDLSGRESFAGFERSVLLYSVDTHWREHLAALDHLRQGIHLRGYAQKDPKQEYRREAFELYGELLSTIKNDVVKSITTVQIRSASELDRAAESMNEDLAKLKDLQYQHADADMEVAGSTGDRGAAIDIQPAPVRTGPKIGRNDPCSCGSGKKYKNCCGALT; from the coding sequence ATGGTAATCGGTCTTCTTAAAACCCTGGTCGGCAGTCGTAACGACCGCCTCTTAAAACAGTATCGCAAAGTCGTTGCCAAGGTTGGCGCTTTCGAGCCAAGCCTGCAATCTTTGGATGATGTTGCGCTTGCCGCTAAAACTGCTGAATTTAAGTCTCGACTGGCTGCTGGCGAATCTTTAGATGACATTGCGCCTGAAGCATTCGCAGTAGTGCGTGAAGCTAGCGTACGCGTTATGAAAATGCGTCACTTTGATGCTCAGCTCATGGGTGGACTGGCACTTCACCAAGGCAAGATTGCTGAGATGGGTACGGGTGAGGGTAAAACTTTAACTGCCACACTCCCAGTGTATTTGAATGCTTTGACCGGTAAAGGTGTTCATGTTGTTACGGTGAACGATTATTTGGCACAACGTGACGCTGAATGGATGGCGAAGTTGTATAACTTCTTGGGTATGAAGGTGGGTGTCAATTTATCGCAGATGGATCACAACACCAAGCAAGAAGCATACGCAGCCGACATTACTTATGGTACCAACAATGAATTCGGTTTCGATTACTTGCGCGACAACATGGTCCAAGATTTGGATCAGCGTGTGCAACGTGGCTTAGCTTATGCGATCGTTGACGAAGTTGATTCGATTTTGATTGATGAGGCTCGCACACCATTAATTATTTCTGGTCAAGCGGATGATCACACCGATCTCTATATCAAAATGAATGCGCTGCCTTCTCATTTAGAGCGTCAGATTGGTGAAGAGAAAGCAGATGGTACTGGTGTTGAAAAGCCAGGTGACTATTGGGTAGATGAAAAGTCTCAGCAGGTCTATTTAACTGAGCAGGGTCACGATAAAGCTGAGCAAGTATTGGTTCAGATTGGCGCTTTAAATGATGGCGACTCTCTCTATGCGCCACAGAACATCACCTTGATGCACCATGTATATGCAGCCTTACGTGCACATACTTTGTACAATCGAGACCAACACTATGTTGTGCAAAACAAAGAAGTCATCATTGTTGATGAATTTACTGGTCGTTTAATGCAAGGCCGTCGTTGGTCTGATGGTTTACATCAGGCAGTCGAGGCTAAAGAAGGTGTACCGATTCAGAATGAGAATCAAACCTTAGCAACGATTACTTTCCAGAACTATTTCCGGATGTATGGCAAGTTGGCTGGTATGACTGGTACTGCTGATACTGAAGCATATGAGTTCAAGGAAATTTATAACCTTGAAACCGTAGTCATTCCACCCAATCGTATTAGCCAAAGAAAAGACAAACAAGATCAAATCTATAAGTCTTCTCGCGAACGTTATGACGCTGTTATCAAAGATATTGAAGATTGCTATGAGCGTGGTCAACCTGTATTGGTGGGTACAACCTCGATTGAAAACTCAGAATTAATCTCTGGCTTATTAGATAAGCGTAAGTTGCCGCATCAAGTCTTGAATGCGAAACAACATGCCCGTGAAGCAGAAATCATTGCGCAGGCAGGTCGTCCGAAGATGATTACGATTGCCACCAATATGGCTGGTCGTGGTACCGACATCGTGCTTGGTGGTAATGTGGGCAAGCAGTCCGCCTTGATTGAAGCTGATGAGGCTTTATCAGATCCAGAAAAAGCGAGCAAGATTAAGCAGCTTCAAGATGAATGGCAAAGCATTCATGATCAAGTGTTAGCTGCAGGTGGTTTGCATATTATTGGTACTGAGCGCCATGAGAGTCGTCGTATCGACAATCAATTAAGAGGTCGCTCTGGCCGACAAGGTGATCCAGGCTCTTCACGTTTTTTTCTGTCTTTAGATGATCCATTGCTGCGTATCTTTGCTGGTGACCGCTTAAGGTCTGTCATGGAGCGCTTGAAAATGCCTGACGGCGAGCCGATTGAAGCGGGTATGGTGACACGTTCTATTGAGTCTGCGCAACGTAAGGTCGAGGGTCGTAACTTTGATATTCGTAAGCAGTTGCTCGAGTATGACGACGTTGCTAATGATCAGCGCAAAGAAACCTATCGCCTCAGAAATGAAGTACTTGAGAGCCAGGATATTGGCGAGCTGATTGCTAATTTGCGCGAGGATGTATTGCGTTCCGTTTGCTCTTTCTATGTTCCCCTAGAGTCTATGGAAGAGCAGTGGGATTTGCTTGGACTGGAGAATGCCCTAGCTAATGAGTGGGGTCTGGCGGTTGATTTGCAGAAATGGGTTGAGGGCGCGGAAAGTGTCGATGACGCAGAGATCGTGGAACGTGTATTAGCTGCTGCTAAAGAGTCTTATGATGCGAAGGTTGATCTCTCTGGACGTGAATCTTTTGCTGGCTTTGAGCGCTCTGTACTGCTCTATAGCGTAGATACCCATTGGCGTGAGCACTTGGCTGCTTTAGATCATTTGCGCCAAGGAATTCACTTGCGGGGCTATGCCCAAAAAGATCCAAAACAAGAGTATCGCCGCGAAGCCTTTGAGCTATATGGCGAACTCTTGAGTACTATTAAGAATGATGTTGTTAAGAGCATCACGACGGTACAAATTCGTAGTGCGAGTGAATTAGATCGCGCAGCAGAATCGATGAATGAAGATTTAGCTAAGTTAAAAGATCTTCAGTACCAGCATGCAGATGCCGATATGGAAGTTGCTGGCTCTACTGGTGATCGCGGCGCTGCAATTGATATTCAACCAGCGCCAGTCCGTACTGGTCCGAAGATTGGTCGAAACGATCCTTGTTCTTGTGGTAGTGGCAAGAAGTACAAGAACTGCTGTGGTGCATTAACTTAA
- the argJ gene encoding bifunctional glutamate N-acetyltransferase/amino-acid acetyltransferase ArgJ, whose protein sequence is MTVNLPLPQKADLKPVKGFEMGIAEAGIKKANRKDLLVMTLAPGSQVAGVFTLNRFCAAPVQVCREHLAQEGRNGEIRALVVNTGNANAGTGEQGMKHALETCAALAKDLKINPEQILPFSTGVILESLPIQKIITALPKAVANLGEDNWFDAAQAIMTTDTQPKASSVTVQTPAGQVVLTGICKGAGMIHPNMATMLGFIATDAGFAPGLLSELTREVADLSFNAITIDGDTSTNDSFIIMATDQSLVHIKSTSDPSYTIVREALITLARKLAQMIVRDGEGATKFMTIEVVGGKTAEECRLVAKAVAHSPLVKTAFFASDPNLGRILAAIGYAGIKDLDVNHVQMWLGDVWVAKDGGRNPSYQEADGQRVMQAPEITVKIDLGRGTATQTMWTCDLSHDYVSINADYRS, encoded by the coding sequence ATGACAGTTAATTTACCTCTCCCCCAAAAAGCCGATCTGAAGCCTGTTAAAGGTTTTGAGATGGGTATCGCTGAAGCTGGAATTAAGAAGGCCAATCGTAAAGATTTATTGGTGATGACTCTTGCTCCTGGCTCACAAGTCGCTGGTGTTTTTACCTTGAATCGTTTTTGCGCCGCCCCTGTTCAAGTTTGCCGCGAGCATCTGGCGCAAGAGGGTCGAAATGGCGAAATTCGGGCCTTAGTTGTCAACACTGGTAATGCAAACGCCGGCACAGGTGAGCAGGGTATGAAACATGCTTTAGAAACATGCGCTGCTTTAGCCAAGGATCTCAAGATCAATCCAGAGCAGATCTTGCCATTTTCAACAGGGGTGATTCTGGAGTCTTTACCGATTCAGAAAATCATTACTGCGCTTCCCAAGGCAGTAGCTAATTTGGGTGAGGACAACTGGTTTGATGCGGCCCAAGCAATCATGACTACAGATACTCAGCCAAAGGCAAGTTCAGTCACGGTTCAAACGCCAGCTGGTCAAGTTGTGTTGACGGGTATTTGTAAGGGCGCAGGAATGATTCATCCCAATATGGCAACCATGTTGGGATTTATCGCCACTGACGCTGGTTTTGCCCCTGGCTTATTGAGCGAACTCACTCGCGAGGTTGCTGATCTTTCGTTTAACGCTATCACGATTGATGGTGATACCTCGACTAATGATTCCTTCATCATCATGGCGACTGATCAATCGTTAGTACACATCAAGTCGACCAGCGACCCCAGTTACACCATCGTGCGCGAGGCTTTAATTACCCTAGCTAGAAAATTAGCGCAGATGATTGTGCGTGATGGCGAAGGTGCCACTAAGTTCATGACAATTGAAGTGGTTGGTGGCAAGACTGCTGAAGAATGCCGTCTAGTAGCAAAAGCAGTAGCTCATTCACCATTGGTTAAAACCGCATTCTTCGCGAGTGATCCTAATTTGGGTCGTATTCTTGCGGCTATTGGTTACGCAGGCATAAAAGACTTAGACGTTAATCATGTCCAAATGTGGCTGGGTGATGTTTGGGTTGCTAAAGATGGCGGGCGCAATCCAAGTTATCAAGAGGCAGATGGTCAAAGAGTAATGCAGGCTCCAGAAATTACAGTCAAGATTGACCTAGGGCGCGGAACTGCTACTCAAACGATGTGGACCTGTGACTTGTCGCATGACTATGTTTCGATTAATGCGGACTATCGCTCTTAA
- a CDS encoding ATP-binding protein, translating into MNEKLDRLLDHLETFLPKPLTDEQWKSSTAFRWRRRDSIFGSIGFLQPVKHVSDITFEDLQNIDRQRDAIRDNTKNFIQKKPANNILLTGARGTGKSSLIKASLHEFASQGLRLVEVEKEHLADLADITELLADRPERFIIFCDDLSFEDGESGYKAMKSALDGSVSAQVDNILIYATSNRRHLLPEYMKDNEGYVHGDDGEIHPGEVVEEKISLSERFGLWLSFYPPKQDEYLAIVAHWLAHFGLSAEQIAAARAEALVWALERGSRSGRVAWQFAKHWAGSHA; encoded by the coding sequence ATGAATGAAAAATTAGACCGTCTTTTAGATCATCTCGAAACCTTTTTACCAAAACCATTAACTGATGAACAGTGGAAATCTTCCACTGCATTTAGATGGCGTCGTAGAGACAGTATCTTTGGCAGTATTGGATTTTTACAGCCAGTCAAGCATGTGTCTGATATTACCTTTGAAGACCTTCAAAACATTGATCGTCAAAGAGATGCGATTCGGGATAACACTAAAAATTTCATCCAGAAAAAACCGGCTAATAATATTCTGCTTACTGGCGCCCGAGGAACGGGTAAGTCTTCCTTGATTAAAGCCAGCTTGCACGAGTTTGCAAGCCAAGGCCTGCGTCTGGTAGAGGTGGAAAAAGAGCATCTTGCTGACTTGGCCGATATCACGGAGCTTCTGGCTGATCGTCCCGAGCGCTTCATTATTTTCTGCGACGATCTCTCCTTTGAAGACGGTGAGTCAGGCTATAAGGCTATGAAATCTGCTCTTGATGGCTCCGTATCGGCTCAAGTCGATAATATTTTGATCTATGCCACCTCTAATCGTCGTCATTTATTGCCGGAGTATATGAAGGATAACGAAGGTTATGTACACGGCGATGATGGCGAAATTCATCCAGGTGAGGTAGTGGAAGAAAAGATTTCTTTATCAGAGCGCTTTGGTTTGTGGCTCTCGTTTTATCCGCCTAAGCAAGATGAGTATTTAGCAATTGTGGCTCACTGGTTGGCACATTTTGGTCTGAGTGCTGAGCAAATTGCGGCTGCTCGTGCAGAGGCGCTCGTTTGGGCTTTAGAGCGCGGTTCTCGTTCTGGCCGCGTGGCTTGGCAGTTTGCAAAACATTGGGCTGGATCACACGCCTAA
- a CDS encoding NUDIX domain-containing protein, translating into MSEINRPVTEVAAGILLDQSGRYLLGQRPEGKPYAGYWEVPGGKIEKGESVFEALKRELQEELGIDIHASEELTILEYDYPHAYVRLHVSIIREWIGTPKGCEGQSLSWQLLSSEKPSVEPLLPAAWPMLDRLKALLT; encoded by the coding sequence GTGAGTGAAATTAATCGACCCGTTACTGAAGTAGCCGCTGGAATATTGCTGGATCAATCCGGTCGCTATCTATTGGGACAAAGACCAGAAGGCAAGCCCTATGCAGGTTATTGGGAAGTACCTGGCGGCAAGATTGAAAAAGGCGAATCTGTTTTCGAGGCGCTGAAACGTGAGCTACAAGAAGAGCTTGGTATAGACATTCATGCGAGTGAAGAATTAACTATCCTCGAGTATGACTATCCGCATGCTTATGTACGCTTACATGTGAGTATTATTCGAGAATGGATAGGTACTCCAAAAGGCTGCGAAGGCCAGTCCCTGTCCTGGCAATTATTAAGCTCAGAAAAGCCTAGTGTGGAACCGCTATTACCAGCCGCTTGGCCAATGCTGGACAGGCTGAAAGCCCTTTTGACCTAG